One stretch of Variovorax sp. 54 DNA includes these proteins:
- a CDS encoding Bug family tripartite tricarboxylate transporter substrate binding protein codes for MTTTQQHFRFGLRTLVACSLAALAAASHAQGDASYPDKPVTLVVPTAPAGGTDTMARIIGDGLGKILKQPFVVDNRPGANGILGSEVVARSTPDGYRLLFTYAATMVVNPSLYKKLPYDPLKDFMPVAQVGRGGNLLVVRKDLPVKTIQEFVAYAKARPDKLSYCSWGNGSGGHLAMESLKKPAGLVMTHVPYKGSGPCVQDLVGGQVDAAFADISSTVEIVRAGRIRALANSGPSRIPMLPDVPTMTESGYPFTTYAWYGLMAPAKTPPAIVKKLNEAVNQVLRDPAVVRRMYELNFNDLPQNTPEQFATTIRNDLRDWGALVKDIGLTLE; via the coding sequence ATGACAACCACACAACAACACTTCCGCTTCGGCCTGCGCACGCTGGTCGCCTGTTCCCTGGCCGCCTTGGCCGCCGCCAGCCACGCGCAAGGCGACGCCAGCTACCCCGACAAGCCCGTGACGCTGGTGGTGCCCACCGCGCCGGCCGGCGGCACCGACACCATGGCGCGGATCATCGGCGACGGCCTCGGCAAGATCCTGAAGCAGCCCTTCGTGGTCGACAACCGCCCGGGCGCCAACGGCATCCTCGGCAGCGAGGTGGTGGCGCGTTCCACGCCCGACGGCTACCGGCTGCTGTTCACCTACGCCGCGACGATGGTGGTGAACCCCAGCCTCTACAAGAAGCTGCCCTACGACCCGCTGAAAGACTTCATGCCGGTGGCGCAGGTCGGGCGCGGCGGCAACCTGCTGGTGGTGCGCAAGGACTTGCCGGTGAAGACGATCCAGGAGTTCGTCGCCTACGCCAAGGCGCGCCCCGACAAGCTCAGCTACTGCTCGTGGGGCAACGGCTCGGGCGGCCACCTGGCGATGGAAAGCCTGAAGAAGCCGGCCGGCCTCGTGATGACGCACGTGCCCTACAAGGGCAGCGGCCCCTGCGTGCAGGACCTGGTGGGCGGCCAGGTGGATGCGGCGTTCGCCGACATCTCGTCGACCGTGGAGATCGTGCGCGCCGGCCGCATCCGGGCCCTGGCCAACAGCGGCCCCTCGCGCATCCCGATGCTGCCCGACGTGCCGACCATGACCGAGAGCGGCTACCCCTTCACCACCTACGCCTGGTACGGCCTGATGGCGCCGGCCAAGACGCCGCCGGCGATCGTGAAGAAGCTCAACGAAGCCGTGAACCAGGTGCTGCGCGACCCCGCGGTGGTGCGCCGCATGTACGAGCTGAACTTCAACGACCTGCCGCAGAACACGCCCGAGCAGTTCGCCACCACGATCCGGAACGACCTGCGGGACTGGGGCGCGCTGGTGAAGGACATCGGGCTGACGCTTGAGTAG
- a CDS encoding helix-turn-helix domain-containing protein has translation MTELLHFSRQLTAEAQAQASGVGSWKQHYEQLSNGRFEGLSEDLHLDFVQVFHEHANQTVLQHGLGRPGALCLAVIDVTAPGSWYCGHDLDGRRLIALSPQREFELLAGAGMDLMAVCVDTEPLADLAATLFGPDFALRMPVPAPVQHPGFDETAFTRLLGAALSLARDNLAQLEQPAARHMLSLSLADAVLQCMGSEAFEARLPASSAARRHIVAKAREYMQAHADEPISVPDLCAATGVSRRSLQYAFEDVLHLSPVTYLRVMRLNRVRCEMQACRDDTIGDIAARWGFWHLSRFAIDYARLFGELPSATRARWFAKS, from the coding sequence ATGACCGAGCTTCTTCATTTCAGCCGACAACTCACCGCCGAAGCCCAGGCCCAAGCCTCGGGCGTGGGCAGCTGGAAGCAGCACTACGAGCAGCTGTCGAACGGCCGCTTCGAGGGACTGTCCGAAGACCTGCACCTGGATTTCGTGCAGGTGTTCCACGAACACGCCAACCAGACGGTGCTGCAGCACGGCCTCGGCCGACCGGGCGCCCTGTGCCTGGCCGTGATCGACGTGACGGCCCCCGGCAGCTGGTACTGCGGCCATGACCTCGACGGGCGACGGCTCATTGCGCTGTCGCCGCAGCGCGAGTTCGAGCTGCTGGCCGGTGCCGGCATGGACCTGATGGCCGTGTGCGTCGACACCGAACCGCTGGCCGACCTCGCCGCCACGCTGTTCGGCCCCGACTTCGCGCTGCGCATGCCGGTGCCCGCGCCGGTGCAGCACCCCGGCTTCGACGAGACCGCCTTCACCCGCCTGCTGGGCGCCGCCCTGTCGCTGGCGCGCGACAACCTCGCGCAGCTGGAACAGCCGGCCGCGCGCCACATGCTGTCGCTGTCGCTGGCCGACGCGGTGCTGCAGTGCATGGGCTCCGAGGCCTTCGAGGCCCGGCTGCCCGCCAGCTCGGCGGCGCGCCGCCACATCGTGGCGAAGGCCCGCGAGTACATGCAGGCGCACGCCGACGAGCCCATCAGCGTGCCCGACCTGTGCGCGGCCACGGGCGTGTCGCGCCGCTCGCTGCAGTACGCCTTCGAGGACGTGCTGCACCTGAGCCCCGTCACCTACCTGCGCGTGATGCGCCTGAACCGCGTGCGCTGCGAGATGCAGGCCTGCCGCGATGACACCATCGGCGACATCGCCGCGCGCTGGGGCTTCTGGCACCTGTCGCGCTTTGCCATCGACTACGCGCGCCTGTTCGGCGAACTGCCATCGGCCACGCGCGCGCGATGGTTTGCCAAATCTTGA
- the tynA gene encoding primary-amine oxidase: MRSSFHRTPVRGAARRLLGTALATALALALGTLSTEPARAHGGAAHMVPLKKTVEDFGGTLRWDSFANVFTVARNGTLVRLKPGSKTALVNGQPMQLDVPVVMRKGAAYVPHDFVNQVFQSSLDTTFVVERVPNPLNPLTEAEIKTALEVLKASGRYKTGLRFTEISVKRPPKDEVWNFALTGQPVRAPRQAAFVALDGKKVIEGTVDLAARTLTAWKPIEGAHGMVLLDDFATVQTAIEASPDYAKALATRGIDDVKKVVATPLTVGYFDGKDSLRQEDRLLKVASYLDVGDGNYWAHPIEGLVAVVDLEQKKVIKIEDGGLVPVPLKPTPYDGRDRAATPAPKPLEITEPEGKNYTITGHTMHWRNWDFHVRLDSRVGLVLSTVTYNDKGTKRKVMYEGSLGGMIVPYGDPDTGWYFKAYLDSGEYGMGTLTSPIEPNKDAPQNAVLLDATLADYTGAPTKVPRAIAVFERYADPEFKHQEMGKPNISTERRELVVRWISTVGNYDYLFDWVFAENGTIGIHAGATGIEAVKGVKARTMQDPTAAEDTRYGTLLDHHIVGTTHQHIYNFRLDLDVDGEQNTLTEVDPVVLPNTRGGPRTSTMQTVQRTVRTEQQAAQKFDPSTIRLLSNPAKNNKVGNPVSYQLVPYAGGTHPIAKGANFAKDEWINHRLSFMDRQLWVTRYDPEELFPEGKYPNRSNKDTGLGQFTADNQEIVNTDNVVWLTTGTTHVARAEEWPIMPTEWVHALLKPWNFFDETPTLGLNRPAAK; the protein is encoded by the coding sequence ATGCGCAGCAGTTTCCACCGAACGCCGGTCCGCGGGGCCGCGCGGCGTCTCCTGGGCACCGCCCTGGCCACCGCTTTGGCGCTCGCCCTCGGCACCCTGAGCACTGAGCCGGCCCGGGCCCACGGCGGCGCGGCGCACATGGTGCCGCTGAAGAAAACGGTGGAAGACTTCGGCGGCACGCTGCGCTGGGACAGCTTTGCCAATGTGTTCACCGTGGCGCGCAACGGCACGCTGGTGCGCCTGAAACCCGGCTCGAAGACGGCGCTGGTCAACGGCCAGCCGATGCAGCTCGACGTACCCGTCGTCATGCGCAAGGGCGCGGCCTACGTGCCGCACGACTTCGTGAACCAGGTGTTCCAGTCGAGCCTGGACACCACCTTCGTGGTCGAGCGCGTGCCCAACCCGCTGAACCCGCTCACCGAGGCCGAGATCAAGACCGCGCTCGAGGTGCTGAAAGCCTCGGGTCGCTACAAGACCGGCCTGCGCTTCACCGAGATCAGCGTCAAGCGCCCGCCCAAGGACGAGGTCTGGAACTTCGCGCTCACCGGCCAGCCCGTGCGCGCGCCGCGCCAGGCGGCGTTCGTGGCGCTCGACGGCAAGAAGGTCATCGAAGGCACGGTCGATCTCGCGGCGCGCACGCTCACCGCATGGAAGCCCATCGAGGGCGCGCACGGCATGGTGCTGCTGGACGACTTCGCCACCGTGCAGACCGCCATCGAGGCCAGCCCCGACTACGCCAAGGCGCTCGCCACGCGCGGCATCGACGACGTGAAGAAGGTGGTCGCCACGCCGCTCACCGTGGGCTACTTCGACGGCAAGGATTCGCTGCGCCAGGAAGACCGCCTGCTGAAGGTGGCGAGCTACCTGGACGTGGGCGACGGCAACTACTGGGCGCACCCCATCGAGGGCCTGGTGGCGGTGGTCGACCTGGAGCAGAAGAAGGTCATCAAGATCGAGGACGGCGGCCTGGTGCCTGTGCCGCTCAAGCCCACGCCCTACGACGGGCGCGACCGCGCGGCCACGCCCGCGCCCAAGCCGCTGGAGATCACCGAGCCCGAGGGCAAGAACTACACGATCACCGGCCACACGATGCACTGGCGCAACTGGGACTTCCATGTGCGGCTCGACTCGCGCGTGGGCCTCGTGCTGTCCACCGTCACGTACAACGACAAGGGTACGAAGCGCAAGGTGATGTACGAGGGCTCGCTGGGCGGCATGATCGTGCCCTACGGCGACCCCGACACCGGCTGGTACTTCAAGGCCTACCTCGACTCGGGCGAGTACGGCATGGGCACGCTCACCTCGCCCATCGAGCCGAACAAGGACGCGCCGCAGAACGCCGTGCTGCTGGACGCCACGCTGGCCGACTACACCGGCGCGCCCACCAAGGTGCCGCGCGCCATCGCGGTCTTCGAGCGCTACGCCGACCCCGAGTTCAAGCACCAGGAAATGGGCAAGCCCAACATCAGCACCGAGCGGCGCGAGCTGGTGGTGCGCTGGATCAGCACGGTGGGCAACTACGACTACCTGTTCGACTGGGTGTTCGCCGAGAACGGCACCATCGGCATCCACGCCGGCGCCACCGGCATCGAAGCCGTCAAGGGCGTGAAGGCGCGCACCATGCAGGACCCCACGGCCGCCGAGGACACGCGCTACGGCACGCTGCTGGACCACCACATCGTCGGCACCACGCACCAGCACATCTACAACTTCCGCCTCGACCTCGATGTGGACGGCGAGCAGAACACGCTCACCGAGGTCGACCCCGTGGTGCTGCCCAACACGCGCGGCGGCCCGCGCACCAGCACCATGCAGACGGTGCAGCGCACGGTGCGCACCGAGCAGCAGGCGGCGCAGAAGTTCGACCCCTCGACCATCCGCCTGCTGAGCAACCCGGCGAAGAACAACAAGGTCGGCAACCCGGTGTCGTACCAGCTGGTGCCGTACGCAGGCGGCACGCACCCGATTGCCAAGGGCGCGAACTTCGCGAAGGACGAGTGGATCAACCACCGCCTGAGCTTCATGGACCGCCAGCTCTGGGTGACGCGCTACGACCCCGAAGAGCTGTTCCCCGAAGGCAAGTACCCGAACCGTTCGAACAAGGACACAGGCCTGGGCCAGTTCACGGCCGACAACCAGGAGATCGTGAACACCGACAACGTGGTGTGGCTCACCACCGGCACCACGCACGTCGCGCGCGCCGAGGAGTGGCCGATCATGCCGACCGAGTGGGTGCATGCGCTGCTCAAGCCCTGGAACTTCTTCGACGAGACGCCGACGCTGGGGCTGAACCGGCCTGCTGCGAAATGA
- a CDS encoding serine hydrolase domain-containing protein, whose amino-acid sequence MTAPDEAIGHYEDLMTLPPALQAPTYRQMDRLYATRAIRRGTHVHPLPEGRPVDAQRFGIDGFMTRNHTTGLLVLKDGDVVLERYAMGNDAATKWLSFSVAKSLTSTLVGAAVKDGHIDSLDDPVVRYLPALRGSAYDDVTVKQVLQMSSGVAWNEDYLDADSDRRQLMRVQLTQEKGAVLKFMAQRPRVAPAGTRFNYSTGETCLVGEILASAIRRPISDYLSEKIWAPFGMEADAYWQLDAVDGQEFTGSGVNATLRDFGRFGLFVLGGGVAGGQQVLPHGWVADATRVDAASHLAPGTLAGFEPMGYGYQWWTFPTDAKALPELDGGLFAALGIFGQQIYIHPKERLVVAIHSTWPAPIHPPSLIETDALLGALTAALRN is encoded by the coding sequence ATGACAGCGCCCGACGAGGCCATCGGCCACTACGAAGACCTGATGACGCTGCCGCCCGCGCTGCAGGCGCCGACCTACCGCCAGATGGACCGGCTCTACGCGACGCGCGCGATCCGGCGCGGCACGCACGTGCATCCGCTGCCCGAGGGCAGGCCGGTCGATGCCCAGCGCTTCGGCATCGACGGCTTCATGACGCGCAACCACACAACCGGGCTGCTGGTGCTCAAGGACGGCGACGTCGTGCTCGAACGCTACGCCATGGGCAACGACGCGGCGACGAAGTGGCTGTCGTTCTCGGTCGCAAAATCGCTGACCTCCACGCTGGTCGGCGCGGCTGTGAAAGACGGCCACATCGACAGCCTCGACGACCCGGTGGTGCGCTACCTGCCCGCGCTGCGCGGCTCGGCGTACGACGACGTGACAGTGAAGCAGGTGCTGCAGATGAGCTCGGGCGTGGCCTGGAACGAGGACTACCTCGACGCCGACTCCGACCGGCGCCAGCTGATGCGCGTGCAGCTCACGCAGGAAAAGGGCGCGGTGTTGAAGTTCATGGCGCAACGCCCGCGCGTGGCACCGGCGGGCACGCGCTTCAACTACAGCACCGGCGAAACCTGCCTGGTCGGCGAGATTTTGGCCAGTGCGATCCGCCGGCCGATCAGCGACTACCTCTCGGAAAAAATCTGGGCGCCCTTCGGCATGGAGGCCGATGCCTACTGGCAGCTCGATGCGGTCGATGGCCAGGAGTTCACCGGCAGCGGCGTGAACGCCACGCTGCGCGACTTCGGGCGCTTCGGCCTGTTCGTGCTCGGCGGCGGCGTGGCCGGCGGCCAGCAGGTGCTGCCCCATGGCTGGGTGGCCGACGCCACGCGCGTCGATGCGGCCAGCCACCTCGCGCCCGGCACGCTCGCGGGCTTCGAACCGATGGGGTACGGCTACCAGTGGTGGACCTTCCCGACCGACGCGAAGGCGCTGCCCGAACTCGACGGCGGCCTGTTCGCCGCGCTCGGCATCTTCGGCCAGCAGATCTACATCCACCCGAAGGAACGGCTCGTGGTCGCGATCCACAGCACGTGGCCGGCGCCGATCCATCCGCCGAGCCTCATCGAGACCGATGCGCTGCTCGGCGCACTGACCGCCGCGCTGCGCAACTAG
- a CDS encoding aldehyde dehydrogenase family protein has protein sequence MQETRMTIGGRAVPGTASFEVRNPANGQVIGTAPNGSRDDLAAAVAAAQKAFTSWSRQSDDELAAACRAVTEKIGAHAEELARLLTLEQGKPLNGLGSRWELGGAAAWAGATAALSLPPRVLQDNAQGHVEIFRKPVGVVGSITPWNFPVLIAVWHVLPALRTGNTVVIKPSPYTPLATLRFVELLNEVLPEGVVNSVSCDDRTSNLGADMAIDPVIRKIVFTGSCATGKKVMQSAASTMKRLTLELGGNDAGIVLPDADPKAIAEGLFWGAFLNNGQTCAAMKRLYVHASIHDDVCEHLAAFAKQVPMGDGMDEKNVLGPVQNRMQFDKVARLVADAKTKGQLLTGGEPGEGLFFPATIIAGLKNGDALVDEEQFGPALPIIRYTDVEEAIRAANDSENGLGGSVWSKDIEHAKRIASRLECGSVWINKHGAIQPNAPFGGVKASGLGVEFAEEGLKEYTDAQVIFS, from the coding sequence ATGCAAGAGACAAGAATGACGATCGGTGGTCGCGCAGTGCCAGGCACGGCTTCCTTCGAAGTGCGCAACCCCGCCAACGGCCAGGTGATCGGCACCGCGCCGAACGGTTCGCGCGACGACCTCGCCGCCGCCGTGGCCGCCGCGCAGAAGGCCTTCACGAGCTGGTCGCGCCAATCCGACGACGAACTGGCCGCCGCCTGCCGCGCCGTGACCGAGAAGATCGGCGCGCACGCCGAAGAGCTGGCGCGCCTGCTCACGCTGGAGCAGGGCAAGCCTCTCAACGGCCTGGGTTCGCGCTGGGAGCTGGGCGGCGCCGCTGCCTGGGCCGGCGCCACCGCAGCGCTGTCGCTGCCGCCGCGTGTGCTGCAGGACAACGCGCAGGGCCACGTCGAGATCTTCCGCAAGCCCGTGGGCGTGGTCGGCTCGATCACGCCGTGGAACTTCCCCGTGCTGATCGCCGTGTGGCACGTGCTGCCGGCGCTGCGCACGGGCAACACGGTCGTCATCAAGCCTTCGCCGTACACGCCGCTGGCCACGCTGCGTTTTGTCGAGCTGCTCAACGAGGTGCTGCCCGAAGGCGTGGTCAACAGCGTGAGCTGCGACGACCGCACCTCGAACCTCGGCGCCGACATGGCGATCGACCCCGTCATCCGCAAGATCGTGTTCACCGGCTCCTGCGCCACCGGCAAGAAGGTGATGCAGTCGGCCGCCAGCACGATGAAGCGGCTCACGCTCGAACTCGGCGGCAACGACGCCGGCATCGTGCTGCCCGACGCCGACCCCAAGGCCATTGCCGAAGGCCTGTTCTGGGGCGCGTTCCTCAACAACGGCCAGACCTGCGCGGCCATGAAGCGGCTGTACGTGCACGCCAGCATTCACGACGACGTGTGCGAGCATCTCGCGGCTTTCGCAAAGCAGGTGCCGATGGGCGACGGCATGGACGAAAAGAATGTGCTCGGCCCGGTGCAGAACCGCATGCAGTTCGACAAGGTCGCGCGGCTCGTGGCCGACGCCAAGACCAAGGGCCAGCTGCTCACCGGCGGTGAGCCGGGCGAGGGCCTGTTCTTCCCCGCGACCATCATCGCGGGCCTGAAGAACGGCGATGCGCTGGTCGACGAAGAACAGTTCGGGCCCGCGCTGCCCATCATTCGCTACACCGATGTCGAAGAGGCCATCCGCGCTGCCAACGACAGCGAGAACGGCCTCGGCGGTTCTGTGTGGTCGAAGGACATCGAACACGCCAAGCGCATCGCGTCGCGCCTGGAGTGCGGCTCGGTGTGGATCAACAAGCACGGCGCCATCCAGCCCAACGCGCCCTTCGGCGGCGTGAAGGCCTCGGGGCTCGGCGTGGAGTTCGCGGAAGAAGGGCTGAAGGAGTACACCGACGCGCAGGTGATCTTCTCCTGA
- a CDS encoding helix-turn-helix domain-containing protein: MSASSFAPLPARMTGGPLTPLMRAEMPFELVGPRLQAVCGNFTPVPMPRQQTVSGGIEVRRAGGVDVALIGQNLQRVHRDAQAIRRDDREHFFLVFQDHGGALMCQGAQQIAVQAGDIVLIDSARPSEFVYDGASSQQVSVHLPRADMLARFGPTLQGGVCVRRGDALGFAMRAILARMLDSGQSDDDHLVEAFLGVFGSVLVERARQAPALLSRNAGEGVLRRAMDHVALQFHDPAFHAGELARHLGVSPRLLQRAFEALGVSPSRHILDTRLGAARAALDAAARRGGPAPAIAQVAYDCGFNDLSFFYREFRKRHGVPPGRLALGPLTH, translated from the coding sequence GTGAGCGCTTCCTCTTTCGCCCCGCTGCCTGCACGCATGACCGGCGGCCCCCTCACGCCGCTGATGCGCGCCGAGATGCCGTTCGAGCTCGTCGGCCCGCGCCTGCAGGCCGTGTGCGGCAACTTCACGCCCGTGCCCATGCCGCGCCAGCAGACCGTGTCGGGCGGCATCGAGGTGCGGCGCGCCGGCGGGGTCGACGTGGCGCTCATCGGCCAGAACCTGCAGCGCGTGCACCGCGATGCGCAGGCGATCCGGCGCGACGACCGCGAGCATTTCTTCCTCGTGTTCCAGGACCACGGCGGCGCGCTCATGTGCCAGGGCGCGCAGCAGATCGCGGTGCAGGCCGGCGACATCGTGCTGATCGATTCGGCGCGGCCCTCGGAGTTCGTCTACGACGGCGCCAGCTCGCAGCAGGTGTCGGTGCACCTGCCGCGCGCCGACATGCTCGCGCGCTTCGGCCCCACGCTGCAGGGCGGCGTGTGCGTGCGGCGCGGCGACGCGCTGGGCTTCGCGATGCGCGCCATCCTCGCGCGCATGCTCGACAGCGGGCAGTCCGACGACGACCACCTCGTGGAGGCCTTTCTCGGCGTGTTCGGCTCGGTGCTGGTCGAGCGCGCGCGGCAGGCGCCGGCGCTGCTGTCGCGCAACGCCGGCGAGGGCGTGCTGCGCCGCGCGATGGACCACGTGGCGCTGCAGTTCCACGACCCGGCCTTCCACGCGGGCGAACTGGCGCGGCACCTGGGCGTGTCGCCACGGCTGCTGCAGCGGGCCTTCGAGGCGCTGGGCGTGTCGCCCAGCCGGCACATCCTCGACACCCGGCTGGGGGCGGCACGCGCCGCGCTCGACGCTGCAGCCCGCCGCGGCGGGCCTGCGCCGGCCATCGCACAGGTCGCCTACGACTGCGGCTTCAACGACCTGTCGTTCTTCTACCGCGAGTTCCGCAAGCGCCACGGCGTGCCGCCGGGGCGCCTGGCCCTTGGACCACTGACGCATTGA
- the ruvA gene encoding Holliday junction branch migration protein RuvA — translation MIGKLTGTLAERNPPQVVVDCNGVGYEVDVPMSTFYNLPNVGAKVSLLTHFVVREDAQILYGFGTAEERAAFRQLIKITGVGPRTALGLLSGMSVGELAQAITTQELGRLVKIPGIGKKTAERLLLELKGKLGADIGLPAHAASDAQADILQALVALGYSDKEAALALKALPKDASVSDGIKMALKSLAK, via the coding sequence ATGATAGGCAAACTGACCGGCACGCTGGCAGAGCGGAATCCCCCGCAGGTGGTGGTGGACTGCAACGGCGTCGGCTACGAGGTCGATGTGCCGATGAGCACGTTCTACAACCTGCCGAACGTCGGCGCGAAGGTGTCGCTGCTCACGCACTTCGTCGTGCGCGAGGACGCACAGATTCTCTACGGCTTCGGCACCGCCGAGGAGCGGGCGGCGTTCCGCCAGCTCATCAAGATCACCGGCGTGGGCCCGCGCACCGCGCTGGGCCTGCTCTCGGGCATGAGCGTGGGCGAGCTGGCGCAGGCCATCACCACGCAGGAACTGGGCCGGCTCGTGAAGATCCCGGGCATCGGCAAGAAGACCGCCGAGCGGCTGCTGCTCGAGCTCAAGGGCAAGCTGGGCGCCGACATCGGCCTGCCGGCGCACGCCGCGTCCGACGCGCAGGCCGACATCCTGCAGGCGCTGGTGGCGCTGGGCTACAGCGACAAGGAAGCCGCGCTCGCGCTCAAGGCGCTGCCGAAGGACGCGAGCGTGAGCGACGGCATCAAGATGGCCCTCAAGTCGCTCGCCAAATAA
- a CDS encoding PhoH family protein, giving the protein MSGVILRHTFTPLNNSRLGHLCGPLDAHLRRIEDALGVKIAHRHEQFKVDGPKATAQRAMDVLQALYEIAQRAIDPAVVQLTLAGDGSMSDEDAAMLVTRRADLRARTPTQALYLDNIAKHDITFGIGPAGTGKTYLAVACAVDALERAAVQRIVLTRPAVEAGERLGFLPGDLTQKVDPYLRPLYDALYDLMGYEKVQKAFERNVLEIAPLAFMRGRTLNNAFVILDEAQNTSVEQMKMFLTRIGFGAKAVVTGDVSQIDLPKQQLSGLIDAERVLKRVAGIAITHFTSADVVRHPLVAKIVDAYDGQRKRAGGH; this is encoded by the coding sequence ATGTCCGGCGTGATTCTGCGACACACCTTTACCCCCCTGAACAATTCGCGCCTCGGCCACCTGTGCGGCCCGCTGGATGCGCACCTGCGCCGCATCGAGGACGCCCTGGGCGTGAAGATCGCGCACCGCCACGAGCAGTTCAAGGTCGACGGCCCCAAGGCCACCGCGCAGCGCGCCATGGACGTGCTGCAGGCGCTGTACGAGATCGCCCAGCGCGCCATCGACCCGGCCGTGGTGCAGCTCACGCTGGCCGGCGACGGCTCGATGAGCGACGAGGACGCGGCCATGCTGGTCACGCGCCGCGCCGACCTGCGCGCGCGCACGCCCACGCAGGCGCTGTACCTGGACAACATCGCCAAGCACGACATCACCTTCGGCATCGGCCCGGCCGGCACCGGCAAGACTTACCTGGCCGTGGCCTGCGCGGTCGATGCGCTGGAGCGCGCGGCGGTGCAGCGCATCGTGCTCACGCGCCCGGCCGTGGAAGCGGGCGAGCGCCTGGGCTTTCTGCCGGGCGACCTGACGCAGAAGGTCGACCCCTACCTGCGCCCGCTGTACGACGCGCTGTACGACCTCATGGGCTACGAGAAGGTGCAAAAAGCCTTCGAGCGCAACGTGCTCGAGATCGCGCCGCTGGCCTTCATGCGCGGGCGCACGCTGAACAACGCCTTCGTGATCCTCGACGAGGCGCAGAACACCTCGGTGGAACAGATGAAGATGTTCCTCACGCGCATCGGCTTCGGCGCCAAGGCGGTGGTGACGGGCGACGTGAGCCAGATCGACCTGCCCAAGCAGCAGTTGAGCGGCCTGATCGACGCCGAGCGCGTGCTCAAGCGCGTGGCCGGCATCGCCATCACGCACTTCACGAGCGCCGACGTGGTGCGCCACCCGCTGGTGGCGAAGATCGTCGATGCCTACGACGGCCAGCGCAAGCGCGCGGGAGGCCACTGA